gacctctacatgatttgtaagtaggaaaacctgtaaaatcggcagtgtttcaaatacttgttctccccactgtacaggGATGACTGCTCTGTCTGCTAGATCTGTCTCCCCATTCACAGCTGACCTGCAcatacgtacgtgtgtgtgtgtgtgttcccacagCACTGTTGGGTGGGGTTTAATGAGACACAGCTGGGTGAGTGTGACTGttgaataagtgtgtgtgtgtgtgtgtgtgtgtgtttgaatccGACTGCTTTATTCTGTAATGACGTGTGTCTGATAGCAGCATCTCTGTTGAGGGATCAGAGAGGAGCTCAGTGATCCATAGAATGATACACAACACACACCGCACGCTAGTTTGGTTGTGGGGAGTGAACAGGCTGCCAGTAAATGTCAGCTCACTGAACTCATTACCAATGACAAGAGGAACAGAAAGAGgtctggagggagtggaggagaacagaaagaggtctggagggagtggaggagaacagaaagaggtctggagggagtggaggagaacagaaagaggtctggagggagtggaggagaacagaaagaggtctggagggagtggaggagaacagaaagaggtctggagggagtggaggagaacagaaagaggtctggagggagtggaggagaagagaaagaggtctggagggagtggaggagaagagaaagaggtctggagggagtggaggagaagagaaagaggtctggaggaaatggaggagaacagaaagaggtctggagggagtggaggagaacagaaagaggtctggagggagtggaggagaacagaaagaggtctggagggagtggaggagaagagaggaacagaaagaggtctggagggagtggaggagaagagaggaacagaaagaggtctggagggagtggaagagaacagaggaacagagagaattGGGCTGGTTCAGAAGAAGAGCCACATCTAGGAGAAAGGAGATACTTAGTCATCTAACATGTGAAACAGGTAGAGTGTCAGACTtggaaacacaacacacagacttACTTGAGCTCAGTCTCCAGCGCGGTGACTCTGCCCTGTAAGGCCTCCTTTAGTTCCAtctgttcctccatctctctctgggcCTTCCTCctcaatccctccatcctctctaccTCGGTCTCCCCCTCATCCACCTGTCTCTTCAGAGCCTTCACACGCAGAGACAGCTACAACACAGAGGAAtcagtcagggtgtgtgtgtgtgtgtgtgtgtgtgtgtgtgtgtgtgtgtgtgtgtgtgtgtgtgtgtgtgtgtgtgtgtgtgtgtgtgtgtgtgcgcgcgcgcgtacctggtctctctgttctgtgtgttggtgtctctcTTCCTCCAGGGTAAAGTTGAGCTCCTTCAGTTTCTTCTCCAGGCGACGCTGAGACGACAACATGGAGTTCttctccctaacacacacacacacacacacacacgtttagcaCAAACATAAACAAGGTGATTCTGGATACAGTGACCAGTTCATAATATCATAAGCTTTACTTGTCATCAATAATGTGAATGTCAATTTAAGGTACACTTCTCTAACTAATAGTGAACTACCATACCAAACACAAAATCAGCTTTTGTTACAAAATATCATATTCCAGACTATGTGGTGCATTAGTTCCGTCTGTAGTTCCTGGGGTGTTCCTGGGGTGTTCCTGGGGTGTGGTGCATTGTGGGACGTGTAGTGTGCGGTGTACCTATCCTCACTGTGGAGGCGTTCCTCCAACTCGTGAACTTTACTCTCCAGCTGAGCCACTCCTACAGAGGAGCGAGACTGACCCTCCATATCAGATACTCTGGTCTTCAACTCCTTCATCTGGACAGAGAGATTTAAGCATAATCAATCATCACTCAGACCTTAAGATCATTTCAGTGGAGACACAGACTTAACGTACATGTCTTTCTAGGGCATTCTTGTCCAGCTCCAGGTCCTGTCTGGAGGATCTCTCCTGCATCAGCTCTGAACGCAGCTGCTCCAtctgcacacagacagacagaggagcgccagacagaggaacaacagacagggtgaggggagaaagaaggtgaggggagaaagagggtgaggggaGAGTTAACAAATACATTATTTTCCTAGCTTGGTCCTGGTTCTTTCAACTGTTAACCAACAGACTGGTGAAAGCTGCTAGGCACAcatttatagtgtgtgtgtgtacctggtctcTGGTCCTGGTTCTTTCAACTGTTAACCAACAGACTGGTGAAAGCTGCTAGGCACAcatttatagtgtgtgtgtgtgtacctggtctcTGGTCCTGGTTCTTTCAACTGTTAACCAACAGACTGGTGAAAGCTGCTAGGCACAcatttatagtgtgtgtgtgtgtacctggtctcTGGTCCTGGTGACTCTGTCAGTGAGTAGCTCCACagatcccttctcctcctccagctccagctccagtcGTTTCATCTTGTCCTCCGTGCTGCGGAGCTCCCTGCTCTTGTCTGTGAGGCTGCTCCTGCTGTTCTCCAGTTCAGCCTCTAGGTGGTGCAGGCGGTTGGTGAGCAGCTCCTTGTCCAGCTGAACATTGTCTCTCTCCTCAACCACAGAGAGCAGCTCCTTCTTCTGACGGGACGCCTGgcgcacgacacacacacacacacacacactctggatcAGCGTTAAAGACGAATCACCTTCAGCCCTCAAACTCatctctggacctcaaagccagttccactgtgttttttcattgttcccctctaatgagggactgatttagacctgggacaccaggtgggtacaattaattatcaggtagaagagAAAAGCAGCAGGCTCCGGCAGGGTGAGAGTTGACTACCCCTGACCAATACCATCACCTCCTGAAGACCCTTTcctcctccgtctcctccctccatccatctctctcacctcctgaaaaccttttcctcctcctctctcaccccatcccttcctccctccctccatccatctctttctcACCTCCTGAAgacctttccctcctcctctctcaccccgtcccttcctccctccctccatctctttctcaccTCCTGAAgacctttccctcctcctctctcaccccgtcccttcctccctccatccatctctttctcACCTCCTGAAgacctttccctcctcctctctcaccccgtccctccctccctccctccctccatccatccatctctctctctctcacctcctgaagaccctttcctcctccctctttccctcctcctcctctctcaccccgtcccttcctccctctcacctcctcttcCAGTCTCTTGAGGGAGGTCTGGCTCCTCTCCAGTTCTACCAGTGTGTCATTGCCCTGCCTCTGGGCCTCCTGTGTCTCACTgcgagatctctctctctgttcctccagcTGGGCCCTGAGAACCTGCACCTCCTCACCAGACGACTGGGACAGAGACTCAAACTACatggacagagaaagaggcagagtgagagtAGGGAGATCGCGAGGAGtaagtagacagagagagagatttttattTGCACAGTGTACATTTGTAAACACAGCACTTCAATGCAGTACACAGAGCATCAGAAAAACCCATGTAGACACACACTCCTCACCTCCTTATTGAGTTTGTCCAGggaccgctcctgctgtctcctctgttcctccagctgtgtgttggtctgtgtgagctggtccctctccttctccctgtcctcCAGACGCAGGCTGAGCTGCCGGTGGTCCTGGCCCAGCCGAGAGGTTTCTCTCCTGGCCTCGTCAAGCTCCTGCCTCAGCCCCCTCAACTCCGCCTGGAGGGACAGCTCTGCCTCCGAACTCTCTGATGCACTGGAAGCCAGCTGAgactggggacacacacacacatatacatactgtGAAACAACACACCCACTAACAAAGAGCTGTGAGAAAGAGgtagtgtaatgtgtgtgtatgtctcaccTCCAGGCGTGAGAGTTTCTCTCGGAGGCGTGTGTTAGCTGCCTCCTGTTCCTGCTGTGAGTCTCTGAGAGCGTTTAGTTCTGTCTGGGTTCTGGCCAGCCGCTCTGTGTTTGACTGCAGCTCCTGCTCAGTGCTGGAGAGTTTCTCTCCCAGTCGGTCTCTCTCCCCACGAGCATCAGTCAACTCTGACTGCAGGCCAGACACGACCGACGGGTCAGGGAGCTATGGAGAGAAACAATAGAGGTGAGTGGttgagagaaggatggagattGTGAATATAAGGGAGGAAAAGTGGCCATCTTTCCCAGTCACACAGCTGgtactacacaacacacacctgTTTGGTTCTCTCCTGGGCCTTGGCCAGATCCTCTTTGGCTCGATTTGATTGGCCCCTCAGCCTGTCCATCTCATACTTGAGCTCCGCCTCCTGCTCCTGGTTGGCCTTCTTCAGGGAGATTACCTCCATAACCTTTTTATCGAGCTCCGCCCTTTTCTTCTCTGCCTCTGATTGGGCCTGCTGCAGATCGGCACGCAAACTCTGCAGCTCCTGAAAttacagtggagaacagtgtcAGTGTGTACCTTGTTGAGAGTGTGTGTcagaatcagtgtgtgtgtgtacctggttgagtgtgtgtgtatgactgggGTCTGGTATCTGCTGTTTCATGGTGTTGACCCTCTCCTGTACTTCATTCAGTTCTTCCTCAAGCTCCTCTTTCTCCAGACGAGCCTGCAGCAtcctgcaacacaaacacacacattttaacCAATACAAGATCCATTTCAAAATCTAGAAATCAAGTCACAGATCAGCACTGATCAGACATCATTTAGTTTGATCACAGAAGCTACAGTTCAATCTCCAATGCTGATATCAGTCCCTCAAAGTTGATCAAACATTTAGTTGTTAAAATGAGGTCATTCTATGGTATCACaatttcagtcagtcagtcaaatagAGAAACACAGAAGCTGGTTTAACTGGAATGTCAGCTACACGGCCATAAACCCCGGCTATTAACCGCAGCTATTAAAACCCTCTAGAGAGGATTCTAAAATATGGAATTGTACCACAGCTACTAACATGcatgcagcccatgcaaaaaaacatctctctagcttaaacagacatTTTGCTGGGATTTTTTAAATATCTTAATTACATTTCCGCAGGGTCGCAGAAATTATAGGCTAAGGGTTAGCACGGCTGGCTACTGGCACGGCTGGCTACTGGCACGGCTGGCTACTGGCACGGCTGGCTACTGGCACGGCTATAACCTATATACAGCACATATATAGACTCCCTCACGGTGGCTCAGGGGTGATGGGCGCGTCTCTAGTCAATAAGACACGAGAGGAGGAGACGGTACAGAAATGGGACATGTGGATGGTTACATAGATGTATACATGGATGGTTGAAAAACAGGAAGAGATGTGTAAGACTTGGTAAGtgaaatgcgtgtgtgtgtacagtaccagtcaattttttacttaagtaaatTAAataacttatttttcttaaaactgcattgttggttaaaagtaagcatttcacagtaaggttgtaTTCTCTGTAGGTGCGTGTACTCACTCCTGTTTGGTGGTCCGTAGTTCATCTCTAGTATTGTGGAACTGCGTCATCCAGTGGCCACTCTCGTCCCTGCAGTCTTCCAGCTGCTGCTGTAGAGTACGCACCGACGCATTCACACGCAACCGCTCTGACTCGATACCCGCCTGAGACTGGggacagagaaggagggggagagagagagtggatatgggagagagaagagagagggtggatatgagagagagaagagagagggggagagagagggagagagagggagggtggatatgagagagtgtagggagagagagggagggtggatatgagagagtgtggagagagaagtaggggggagagaagagagagggagggtggatatgagagagtgtagggagagagagggagggtggatatgagagagtgtggagagagaagtaggggggagagaagagagagggagggtggatatgagagagtgtagggagagagagggagggtggatatgagagagtgtagggagagagagggatggtggatatgagagagtgtggagagagaagtaggggggagagaagagagagggagggtggatatgagagagtgtagggagagagagggagggtggatatgagagagtgtggagagagaagtaggggggagagaagagagagggagggtggatatgagagagtgtagggagagagagggagggtggatatgagagagtgtggagagagaagtaggggggagagaagagagagggagggtggatatgagagagtgtagggagagagagggagggtggatatgagagagtgtggagagagaagtaggggggagagaagagagagggagggtggatatgagagagtgtagggagagagagggagggtggatatgagagagtgtagggagagagagggatggtggatatgagagagtgtggagagagaagtaggggggagagaagagagagggagggtggatatgagagagtgtagggagagagagggatggtggatatgagagagtgtggagagagaagtaggggggagagaagagagagggagggtggatatgagagagtgtagggagagagagggagggtggatatgagagagtgtggagagagaagtaggggggagagaagagagagggagggtggatatgagagagggagggtggatatgagagagtgtggagagagaagtaggggggagagaagagagagggagggtggatatgagagagtgtagggagagagagggagggtggatatgagagagtgtggagagagaagtaggggggagagaagagagagggaggatggatatgagagagtgtagggagagagagggagggtggatatgagagagtgtggagagagaagtaggggggagagaagagagagggagggtggatatgagagagtgtagggagagagagggagggtggatatgagagagtgtagggagagagagggagggtggatatgagagagtgtagggagagagagggagggtggatatgagagagtgtagggagagagaggtaggggggagagaagagagagggagggtggatatgagagagtgtagggagagaggtaggggggagagaagagagagggaggatggatatgagagagagagagtggcgagAGGGAGGATGATatgagagagtggggagagagagggagtaagacgTGTCATTAAGAATGTGAGATCAGCTGATGTACTGCTTGTGGCTTTGTCTGTGCAGTCAAACGTAACGGTGTAATCTGCTATAATGCCCCGGTGTGAAGCAAGTCCAGTGGGTCTCAATCACTTCACGCTCTGCTGCTCCCTCAGTGCACGCGTGTGGGTGGGAAAGAGCTCTCAAGTCAGAATTTGACTACCGTTTTCCACCGGTTGTATCCTGTGACCATGGTGAATAAACACTGAaacgtgtgtgtgtacctgtgagaCCTGCTCCACGGTACTCCTCAGTCTCTCCATGTCAGTGCTGTACTGTTCTCGAAGTGTCTCCATGTCTTTGTCGTGCGTGGCCACCTCGTCCTTCAGAGCCCCCTTCAGGGCcgtcagctccctctctctctgtctcagagaATCCTCCAGCTTCTGCTTCAACATGGACACCTCCAACAGAGACGCTTGACACGTCACCAGGTCCTGtagacacacaatacacacataacaCAGGACAGTTACAAAGAGTGCACAACAAAGATCTTGTGTCTCAAGACCACCCAAATGTTGTGTTACCGTCTTGTTGCCGTTCTCTGTCCTCAGCTCCTCCTGTAGCTCGCCCAGtcggtcctccatctctctgactCTGGactcagcactctctctctccatacgcACCTGACTCAGCCTGACAGAGACCGTGATttattaatttaacctttatttctaCAGGTCGATCTCATTGAGATAAAATCTATTTTACAAGAGAGATCTGATGCTCTTTATCTCAACACTAACAAAGAACCTTTCAATAAGCCATCATTATAACCAGTTCTGATCCAGCAGCCTGGAGTCACTTTCAACctgcctggttcctctcaaggtttccttcTACCCAGGTCATGTGTCCTGCTCACTGTTACTCACTCAGAGTGTGTCTGGTGTAGTTCAGTCTTCTTCCTGTCCACAGTCTCCTGGAGCTGCATGTTCTCATCCAGACATGAATCCAGCTCTGCCTTTAACACAGGGTCAGAGCTGCCCACAGAGccctatgcacacacacagtcctgtactgtaggctacatgaCCACCACAACATCAGACAACGACAGACAGTGGGGAGGTGACAGAGTGGTAGTATTTAATTACACCATTAGAAATATTTTGGAGAACAGGCATGATTCTCTATTTAAacatgctgtgtgtctgtgtgttcttcAGAATAGTGTCAGACAGGCTTTAATCCTCACTGTAGAATTCACATACATGATTAAGTGATTATAGGGTGTTAGAGTTAAATACTAGCCCAACTCCCTTAAGCCAACACATAATGACTCATTATCAGatataataatgtgtgtgtgtccacctctAACCCAACAGGTTTAAACTGGTTTAAAATCATCTGTGGTCCATTTACAGGGCTTTTAGGGCATTCAGATTAGACTGCCACTAAAAACATCAGCTCCTCTCAGAAAACGCACATGGTGGGCTCAGCTGGTGTGTGtactgttgaaacagctcaccgTGAGAGTCTCCTAGGTGCCAAACAAACACCATCGCTCCACTCTTTCCATCACGTCCCAAATGATCACTCCTTCCTCATTTtctcctactctcctccactcaccctcctctcctcctgtagaGAGGTCTGTAGCTCCATCATCTTCCTCTCCAgatccctcttttctctcctccactcctcgcCAGAGCTCTCACTGGGCTGAGAGGGGAAGAGTGACTTTAGTGGATACCCCATAGAATGACAGTTAGCATCACCAATGACAAACTGAAATAAGAGGATGAGCAGTACTACGGAGGTGTATAGAGATGTATATTAGAGTACTACAGAGATGTATATTAGAGTACTACAGAAGTGTCTATTAGAGTActatagagatgtatagagatgtacagtggggagaacaagtatttgacacactgccgattttgcaggttttcctacttacaaagcatgtagaggtctgtaatttttttaatcataggtacacttcaactgtgagggacggaatctaaaacaaaaatccagtaaATCACATtataatttttaagtaattcatttgcatttaattgcattacataagtatttgatcacctaccaaccagtaagaattccgtctctcacagacttgttagtttttctttaagaagcccttctgttctccactcattacctgtattaactgcgcttgtttgaactcgttacctgtataaaagacaccggtccacacactcaaacagactccaacctctccacaatggccaagaccagagagttgtgtaaggacatcagggataaaattgtagacctgcacaaggctgggatgggctacaggacaataggcaagcagcttggtgagaaggcaacaactggcgcaattattagaaaatggaagaagttcaagatgacggtcaatcaccctcggtctggggctccatgcaagagctcacctcgtggggcatcaatgatcatgaggaaggtgagggatcagcccagaactacacggcaggatcTGGTCattgacctgaagagagctgggaccacagtctcaaagaaaaccattagtaacacactacgccgtcatggattaaaatcctgcagcgcatgcaaggtccccctgctcaagccagcgcagaaggatgagtacaaccccaagaacaccatcccaaccgtgaagcatggaggtggaaacatcattctttggggatgcttttctgcaaatgggacaggacgactgcaccgtattgaggggaggatgtatggggccatgtatcgcgagatcttggccaacaacctccttccctcagtaagagcacagccagggcaactaaggagtggctccgtaagaagcatctcaaggtcctggagtggcctagccagtctccagacctgaacccaatagaacatttttggagggagctgaaagtccgtattgcccagcgacagcctcaAATCCTGaatgatctggagaaggtctgtatggaggagtgggccaaaatccctgctgcagtgtgtgcaaacctggtcaagaactacaggaaaagtagaatctctgtaattgcaaacaaaggtttctgtaccaaatattaagttctgcttttctgatgtatcaaatacttatgtcatgtaataaaatgcaaattaaatacttaaaaatcatacaatgtgattttctggattctgttttagattccatctctcacaattgaattgtacctatgataaaaattgcagacctctacatgctttgtaagcaggaaaacctgcaaaatcggcagtgtatcaaatacttgttctccccactgtatagtaGAGTACCGCGGAGGTGTATAGAGATGTATATTAGAGTACCACGGAGGTGTATAGAGATGTATATTAGAGTACCGCGGAGATGTATATTAGAGTACTACGTAGGTGTATAGAGATGTATATTAGAGTACCGCAGAGATGTATATTAGAGTACCGCGGAGGTGTATAGAGATGTATATTAGAGTACTACGTAGGTGTATAGAGATGTATATTAGACTACTACGGAGGTGTATAGATGTATATTAGAGTACTACGTAGGTGTATAGAGATGTATATTAGAGTACGACGTAGGTGTATAGATGTATATTAGAGTACTACGTAGGTGTATAGAGATGTATATTAGAGTACTACGTAGGTGTATAGAGATGTATATTAGACTACTACGGAGGTGTATAGATGTATATTAGAGTACCGCGGAGGTGTATAGATGTATATTAGACTACTACGTAGGTGTATAGATGTATATTAGAGTACTACGGAGGTGTATAGAGATGTATATTAGAGTACTACGTAGGTGTATAAGGATGTATATTAGAGTACCGAGGAGGTGTATATAGATGTATATTAGAGTACGACGTAGGTGTATAGAGATGTATATTAGAGTACTACGTAGGTGTATAGAGATGTATATTAGAGTACTACGTAGGTGTATAGAGATGTATATTAGACTACTACGGAGGTGTATAGATGTATATTAGAGTACTACGTAGGTGTATAGAGATGTATATTAGAGTACGACGTAGGTGTATAGATGTATATTAGAGTACTACGTAGGTGTATAGAGATGTATATTAGAGTACTACGTAGGTGTATAGAGATGTATATTAGACTACTACGGAGGTGTATAGATGTATATTAGAGTACCGCGGAGGTGTATAGATGTATATTAGACTACTACGTAGGTGTATAGATGTATATTAGAGTACTACGGAGGTGTATAGAGATGTATATTAGAGTACTACGTAGGTGTATAAGGATGTATATTAGAGTACCGAGGAGGTGTATATAGATGTATATTAGAGTACTACGTAGGTGTATAGAGATGTATATTAGAGTACTACGTAGGTGTATAGAGATGTATATTAGAGTACGACGTAGGTGTATAGAGATGTATATTAGAGTACTACGTAGGTGTATAGAGATGTATATTAGAGTACGACGTAGGTGTATAGAGATGTATATTAGAGTACCGCGGAGGTGTATAGAGATGTATATTAGAGTACTACGTAGGTGTATAAGGATGTATATTAGAGTACCGAGGAGGTGTATAGATGTATATTAGAGTACGACGTAGGTGTATAGAGATGTATATTAGAGTACCGAGGTGTATATAGATGTATATTAGAGTACGACGTAGGTGTATAGAGATGTATATTAGAGTACTACGTAGGTGTATAGAGATGTATATTAGAGTACGACGTAGGTGTATAGAGATGTATATTAGAGTACCGCGGAGGTGTATAGAGATGTATATTAGAGTACTACGTAGGTGTATAAGGATGTATATTAGAGTACCGAGGAGGTGTATAGATGTATATTAGAGTACGACGTAGGTGTATAGAGATGTATATTAGAGTACCGAGGTGTATATAGATGTATATTAGAGTACGACGTAGGTGTATAGAGATGTATATTAGAGTACTACGTAGGTGTATAGAGATGTATATTAGAGTACGACGTAGGTGTATAGAGATGTATATTAGAGTACCGCGGAGGTGTATAAGGATGTATATTAGAGTACTACGTAGGTGTATAAGGATGTATATTAGAGTACCGAGGAGGTGTATATAGATGTATATTAGAGTACGACGTAGGTGTATAGAGATGTATATTAGAGTACTACGTAGGTGTATAGAGATGTATATTAGAGTACTACGTAGGTGTATAGATATGTATATTAGAGTACTACGTAGGTGTATAGAGATGTATATTAGAGTACCGCGGAGGTGTATAGAGATGTATATTAGAGTACTACGTAGGTGTATAAGGATGTATATTAGAGTACCGCAGAGATGTATATTAGAGTACGACGTAGGTGTATAAGGATGTATATTAGAGTACGACGTAGGTGTATAGATGTATATTAGAGTACCGCGGAGGTGTATAGAGATGTATATTAGAGTACCGCGGAGGTGTATAGAGATGTATATTAGAGTACTACGTAGGTGTATAGAGATGTATATTAGAGTACTATGTAGGTGTATAGATGTATATTAGACTACTACGTAGGTGTATAGATGTATATTAGACTACTACGTAGGTGTATAGAGATGTATATTAGAGTACTACGTAGGTGTATAGAGATGTATATTAGAGTACCACGGAGGTGTATAGATGTATATTAGAGTACCGCGGAGGTGTATAGAGATGTATATTAGAGTACTACGTAGGTGTATAGagatgtacactgctcaaaaaaataaagggaacactaaaataacatcctagatctgaatgaatgaaatattcttattaaatacttttttcctttacatagttgaatgtactgacaacaa
The genomic region above belongs to Oncorhynchus mykiss isolate Arlee chromosome 3, USDA_OmykA_1.1, whole genome shotgun sequence and contains:
- the LOC110520792 gene encoding cingulin; the protein is MSTPSGRKSPVDYGVQIRFINDSGGGLPSTQLRSKPPSTSKYGVAVRVQGIAGQPYVVMKDGGPKGDSYGVQLRTHYPPGYGSLPRRRDREEGGGEGGGGQGGELRRAQSHGSLLESEGGGGFGRPPGDGRSGSYGNLDGGIGVAEERTYRGGVREGGKGRNIMCGSYQSGLNGSLGRGGGSQYAPDLHPSQTEQPPLTMAHPHPQSLPYPAHPHPQSLPYPAHPHPQSLPYATQPHPQTPVNRLISRFDGSSSTREQQRGCSPVAEDPRNTISSSLAPNPYSSPSPSLTPNPYSSPPSSTHSSLGRVQGSVSKATPHPANQWAPPGRFVAVETLSANRTDPLVTPDLLQSSEVTSEEEQVMQTIYSVLREGTSERDSVIRHKVRVIFQKIQGLKPSESSGEEWRREKRDLERKMMELQTSLQEERRGSVGSSDPVLKAELDSCLDENMQLQETVDRKKTELHQTHSELSQVRMERESAESRVREMEDRLGELQEELRTENGNKTDLVTCQASLLEVSMLKQKLEDSLRQRERELTALKGALKDEVATHDKDMETLREQYSTDMERLRSTVEQVSQSQAGIESERLRVNASVRTLQQQLEDCRDESGHWMTQFHNTRDELRTTKQEMLQARLEKEELEEELNEVQERVNTMKQQIPDPSHTHTLNQELQSLRADLQQAQSEAEKKRAELDKKVMEVISLKKANQEQEAELKYEMDRLRGQSNRAKEDLAKAQERTKQLPDPSVVSGLQSELTDARGERDRLGEKLSSTEQELQSNTERLARTQTELNALRDSQQEQEAANTRLREKLSRLESQLASSASESSEAELSLQAELRGLRQELDEARRETSRLGQDHRQLSLRLEDREKERDQLTQTNTQLEEQRRQQERSLDKLNKEFESLSQSSGEEVQVLRAQLEEQRERSRSETQEAQRQGNDTLVELERSQTSLKRLEEEASRQKKELLSVVEERDNVQLDKELLTNRLHHLEAELENSRSSLTDKSRELRSTEDKMKRLELELEEEKGSVELLTDRVTRTRDQMEQLRSELMQERSSRQDLELDKNALERHMKELKTRVSDMEGQSRSSVGVAQLESKVHELEERLHSEDREKNSMLSSQRRLEKKLKELNFTLEEERHQHTEQRDQLSLRVKALKRQVDEGETEVERMEGLRRKAQREMEEQMELKEALQGRVTALETELKRKVQQAQRQALDSSALSSDEDDEGLYDPSSITSILTGSNLHTSSC